A portion of the Bacilli bacterium genome contains these proteins:
- the trpE gene encoding anthranilate synthase component I has translation MTSPSLQEVIRLSGQFNLVPIVRRLMADTETPIRMFQRFYGEKRAFLLESVEGGAKWARYSFIGTDPFMLIRGKKGKLAIEAEGNTVTCEGDPIGTLKAYLRSYSSPPIADLPPFTGGAIGFFGYDLLQYYEKLPAHRFDDLQMDDIHFMFCDRLIVFDHLEQQVKIVANVHIRPQATDVDIAREYAAACRRIEELAERLEQPLPVAGRANRFLTATEPDVADIASNVTKEQFIDNVEKAKEYIRAGDIFQVVLSQRFAIRTDVSPLDVYRVLRIMNPSPYMYVLKLDDEVIVGTSPEPLVKVNGDRVETRPIAGTRPRGKTAEEDAALEQDLLADEKERAEHVMLVDLGRNDIGRVARFGTVKCDSYMQIERYSHVMHIVSNVSGKLRGDKDFFDAFISCLPAGTVSGAPKLRAMEIIAELENEARGAYAGAIGYLGFSGNMDTCITIRTIIFKRGKAYVQAGAGIVFDSVAEKEYQETVNKAKALLKSIRIAEEMFGGVEPPGENVINQDYFFPAQSVR, from the coding sequence ATGACCTCACCCAGCCTGCAGGAAGTGATCCGGTTATCCGGGCAGTTCAATCTTGTTCCGATCGTGCGCCGCTTGATGGCCGATACGGAAACGCCGATCCGGATGTTTCAACGGTTTTACGGAGAAAAACGCGCGTTTTTGCTGGAAAGTGTTGAGGGCGGAGCGAAATGGGCCCGATATTCGTTTATCGGCACCGACCCGTTTATGCTGATCAGAGGCAAAAAGGGCAAACTGGCCATCGAAGCGGAAGGAAACACCGTCACCTGCGAGGGCGATCCGATTGGCACGCTGAAAGCTTATTTGCGCTCCTACTCGAGCCCGCCCATTGCCGATTTGCCGCCGTTTACCGGCGGCGCCATCGGATTTTTCGGATACGACCTCCTGCAATATTATGAGAAACTGCCGGCGCACCGTTTTGACGACTTGCAGATGGATGACATCCATTTCATGTTTTGCGACCGGCTGATCGTGTTCGACCATTTGGAGCAGCAGGTCAAAATCGTCGCCAATGTGCATATTCGCCCGCAAGCCACGGACGTTGACATTGCCAGGGAATACGCGGCGGCCTGCCGGAGGATCGAGGAATTGGCGGAGCGCCTGGAGCAGCCGCTGCCGGTTGCGGGGCGGGCAAACCGGTTTTTAACCGCAACCGAGCCGGATGTGGCGGATATCGCTTCCAATGTGACGAAAGAACAATTCATCGACAACGTTGAAAAAGCCAAGGAGTATATCCGCGCCGGCGATATATTCCAGGTCGTGTTGTCGCAGCGGTTTGCAATCCGCACGGATGTTTCGCCGCTCGATGTGTACCGGGTGCTCAGGATCATGAATCCGTCCCCGTATATGTATGTGTTGAAGCTTGACGACGAAGTCATTGTCGGCACATCGCCGGAACCGCTTGTGAAAGTAAACGGCGACCGTGTGGAGACGCGCCCCATTGCCGGAACAAGGCCGCGCGGCAAGACGGCGGAAGAAGATGCGGCGTTGGAGCAAGATTTGCTTGCGGATGAAAAAGAACGCGCCGAGCATGTCATGCTGGTTGACCTGGGGCGCAACGATATCGGGCGCGTCGCCCGGTTCGGAACGGTAAAATGCGATTCGTACATGCAAATCGAACGTTATTCGCATGTGATGCATATCGTTTCCAACGTATCGGGCAAGCTGCGCGGCGACAAAGACTTTTTCGATGCGTTCATATCCTGTCTGCCGGCAGGCACCGTATCCGGCGCGCCGAAACTGCGAGCGATGGAAATCATCGCCGAGCTGGAAAACGAAGCGCGAGGGGCGTATGCGGGAGCAATCGGGTATTTGGGCTTTTCCGGCAATATGGACACCTGCATCACCATCCGGACGATCATTTTCAAGCGCGGCAAAGCGTATGTGCAGGCAGGCGCGGGCATCGTGTTTGATTCGGTGGCGGAAAAGGAATACCAGGAAACGGTAAATAAAGCCAAAGCGCTTTTGAAATCGATCCGCATTGCCGAAGAAATGTTCGGCGGCGTAGAACCGCCGGGCGAAAACGTGATCAACCAGGATTATTTTTTTCCGGCGCAATCCGTGCGCTAA
- the trpD gene encoding anthranilate phosphoribosyltransferase has product MESKRLTIQQAIAKLVKFQDLTRDQAKDMMLEIMEGNATPAQIGCIATALMMKVETIDEIAGLAEAMRSKAYRVDTENSCLLDTCGTGGDGAKTFNISTASAIVASAAGIRVAKHGNRAMSSKSGSADVLEALGVNIGLTHTQAAECLAKVGICFMFAQYYHQSLKFAAAPRRELGVRTVFNILGPLTNPANADRQLLGVFDRTKTEIVAKVLHQLKIKRGFVVSSHDGLDEISISAPTQITELRNGEIRTFDISPAELGLNSYPLAAVAGGSAAENAAIIRGIFQGEKGAHRDIVVANSAACLYIAEKCRNLPEGVKLAEEIIDSGKALAKLDDLVHFTGEISHVS; this is encoded by the coding sequence ATGGAGTCGAAGCGATTGACCATTCAACAGGCGATTGCCAAATTGGTCAAATTCCAGGATTTGACCCGGGATCAAGCGAAAGATATGATGCTGGAAATTATGGAGGGAAATGCGACGCCGGCGCAAATCGGCTGCATCGCCACCGCTCTCATGATGAAAGTGGAGACGATTGACGAAATCGCCGGATTGGCCGAAGCGATGCGCAGCAAGGCCTACCGCGTGGATACGGAGAATTCCTGCTTGCTGGACACTTGCGGCACCGGCGGCGACGGCGCCAAGACGTTTAACATCTCGACCGCATCGGCGATTGTGGCGTCCGCCGCGGGCATCCGCGTCGCCAAACACGGCAACCGCGCCATGTCCAGCAAAAGCGGCAGCGCCGACGTGCTGGAAGCGCTCGGCGTCAACATCGGGTTGACGCATACGCAAGCCGCGGAATGTTTGGCGAAAGTGGGGATTTGCTTCATGTTCGCGCAATATTACCATCAATCGCTTAAATTTGCCGCCGCGCCGCGCCGGGAGCTGGGCGTGCGGACCGTTTTCAATATTCTCGGGCCGCTTACGAATCCGGCGAATGCGGACAGGCAATTGTTGGGCGTGTTCGACCGGACGAAAACGGAAATTGTCGCCAAAGTTTTGCATCAGTTAAAAATCAAACGCGGATTTGTCGTTTCAAGCCACGACGGACTGGATGAAATCAGTATTTCCGCGCCGACGCAAATTACCGAACTGCGAAATGGCGAAATTCGCACGTTTGACATTTCGCCTGCCGAACTGGGGTTAAACAGCTATCCGCTTGCGGCGGTGGCTGGCGGTTCCGCCGCGGAAAACGCGGCGATTATCCGCGGCATTTTCCAAGGCGAGAAAGGCGCGCACCGGGATATCGTTGTCGCCAATTCCGCGGCTTGCCTGTATATCGCGGAAAAGTGCCGGAATTTGCCGGAAGGGGTAAAATTGGCGGAGGAGATTATCGATT